One part of the Marichromatium purpuratum 984 genome encodes these proteins:
- the bchF gene encoding 2-vinyl bacteriochlorophyllide hydratase, translating to MSLRQSKQIPRPPLYTPEERRRRDESPWTLVQGILAPVQFVVFLVSLYLVLRYLSTGEGALAATVSIVIKTLILYTIMITGAIWEKVVFGRYLFARAFFWEDVFSMLVLALHTAYLVALATHWVDVTGQMWIALAAYATYVINAGQFLIKLRAARLEGNRATKLAEVTE from the coding sequence ATGAGTCTCCGTCAATCAAAGCAAATCCCGCGCCCGCCGCTTTATACCCCAGAAGAGCGCAGGCGTCGGGACGAATCGCCTTGGACGCTGGTTCAAGGGATTCTTGCGCCCGTTCAATTCGTGGTCTTTCTGGTTAGTCTGTACCTGGTGCTGCGTTACCTGTCAACCGGCGAGGGTGCGCTGGCGGCGACGGTCTCCATCGTTATCAAGACCCTGATCCTCTATACCATCATGATTACCGGCGCGATCTGGGAAAAGGTCGTGTTCGGGCGGTACCTGTTCGCGCGCGCCTTCTTCTGGGAAGACGTCTTCAGCATGTTGGTGCTGGCGCTGCACACCGCCTATCTGGTCGCCCTGGCCACTCACTGGGTGGATGTGACCGGGCAGATGTGGATCGCGCTCGCCGCCTACGCCACCTACGTGATCAATGCCGGACAGTTCCTGATCAAGCTGCGCGCCGCGCGGCTCGAGGGCAACCGCGCGACCAAGCTCGCCGAGGTGACCGAATGA
- the ppsR gene encoding transcriptional regulator PpsR — MSPFRDPRESLGVLNAETAALLIEGTADIAIVIDDQGVVSDIAYGSDDLSSEFSDEWIGQPWLATVIPESRPNLEALLAEAEHDAITHWRQVTHPTARGTDIPVQYRAMRLGEDGSVVALGRNLQGIAALQQQLVDAQQALERDYWRFRQVETRYRLLFRMVSEAILIIDAPTQRVVEANPASGQLLGEAPARVIGRPFPEGFDADSTQAINGLLAGVRAAGRADDVRARLLDSGQEFLVSASLLRQENVSFLLVRLSPLPADNSTTAHPEAGARYLRVLENAPDCVVITDGDGRVLTANGTFLNLAEVATEQQARGESLDRWLGRPGVDLNVLMANLRQHGTVRLFATTLCGEYGSTTDVEISAAAIRNGERPYFGFFIRDVGRRLGAEPAPTPEQPRWLEQLTERVGRVPLKELVRESTDTIERLCIEAALKLTGDNRASAAELLGLSRQSLYVKIDRYGITDQASEATAPDKK; from the coding sequence GTGAGTCCGTTCAGAGACCCAAGGGAATCCCTGGGCGTCCTCAACGCCGAAACAGCGGCGCTGTTAATCGAAGGCACAGCGGACATCGCCATCGTGATCGACGACCAAGGCGTAGTGAGCGATATTGCGTACGGGAGCGACGATCTCTCCTCGGAGTTCAGCGACGAGTGGATCGGCCAGCCGTGGCTGGCGACCGTCATCCCGGAGAGCCGCCCCAACCTCGAGGCGCTGCTCGCCGAGGCCGAGCACGACGCCATCACCCACTGGCGCCAGGTCACCCACCCCACCGCGCGAGGCACCGACATCCCGGTGCAATACCGCGCGATGCGGCTCGGTGAGGACGGCTCGGTGGTGGCGCTCGGGCGCAACCTCCAGGGCATCGCCGCATTGCAGCAGCAACTGGTCGACGCCCAGCAGGCGCTCGAGCGCGACTACTGGCGCTTCCGTCAGGTCGAGACCCGCTATCGGTTGCTGTTCCGCATGGTCTCCGAGGCCATCCTCATCATCGACGCACCGACCCAGCGCGTGGTCGAGGCCAACCCGGCGTCGGGACAGCTGCTCGGCGAGGCGCCCGCACGGGTGATCGGCCGCCCCTTCCCCGAGGGCTTCGACGCCGACAGCACCCAGGCGATCAACGGCCTGCTCGCCGGCGTGCGCGCCGCCGGGCGCGCCGACGACGTGCGCGCCCGACTGCTCGACAGCGGTCAGGAGTTCCTCGTCTCGGCCTCGCTGTTGCGCCAGGAGAACGTCTCCTTCCTGCTCGTCAGGCTCTCGCCACTGCCCGCCGACAACTCGACGACCGCTCACCCGGAGGCCGGCGCGCGTTATCTGCGCGTGCTCGAGAACGCCCCCGACTGCGTGGTCATCACCGATGGCGACGGTCGCGTGCTCACCGCCAACGGCACCTTCCTCAATCTCGCCGAGGTGGCCACCGAGCAGCAGGCCCGCGGCGAGTCGCTCGACCGCTGGCTGGGTCGTCCCGGGGTCGACCTCAACGTGCTGATGGCCAACCTGCGCCAGCACGGCACGGTGCGGCTGTTCGCCACCACCCTGTGCGGCGAATACGGCTCGACCACCGATGTCGAGATCTCGGCGGCGGCCATCCGCAACGGCGAGCGTCCCTATTTCGGCTTCTTCATCCGCGACGTCGGCCGCCGGCTCGGCGCCGAACCGGCGCCCACGCCGGAACAGCCGCGTTGGCTCGAGCAGCTCACCGAACGTGTCGGCCGGGTACCGCTCAAGGAGCTGGTGCGCGAGTCGACCGATACCATCGAGCGACTCTGCATCGAGGCCGCGCTCAAGCTGACCGGCGACAATCGCGCCTCGGCCGCCGAGCTGCTCGGCTTGAGCCGCCAGAGCCTGTACGTCAAAATCGACCGCTACGGCATCACCGACCAAGCGTCCGAGGCCACGGCGCCGGACAAGAAATAG
- the chlG gene encoding chlorophyll synthase ChlG: MNQSTLSATPKRPALPAVLEVLHPITWFPPMWAFACGVVSSGAPILDQLLVVFAGILLAGPLMCGTSQVVNDWYDRHVDAINEPDRPIPSGRIPGNWGFYLSLIWTAVSLLLAYALGPWVFGASLLGMALAWAYSAPPFRLKGNGWWGNLAVGISYEGLAWVTGAAVMIGGAMPDWQILVLALLYSIGAHGIMTLNDFKAIEGDIKMNVRTLPVQLGVDRAARLACLVMGLPQAIVIALLFSWDKPAHAIAVGVVLLVQVGLMIRFLGDPRARATWFSGLGVSVYVTGMMISAFAVRALAG, from the coding sequence ATGAATCAATCGACGCTGTCCGCCACCCCCAAGCGCCCCGCCTTGCCCGCGGTACTCGAGGTCCTCCACCCCATCACCTGGTTCCCGCCGATGTGGGCCTTCGCCTGCGGCGTGGTCTCCTCCGGCGCGCCGATCCTCGATCAGTTGCTGGTGGTGTTCGCCGGTATCCTGCTCGCCGGGCCATTGATGTGCGGTACCAGCCAGGTGGTCAACGACTGGTACGATCGTCATGTCGATGCCATCAACGAGCCCGACCGTCCCATCCCCTCCGGTCGCATTCCCGGCAACTGGGGCTTCTATCTGTCGTTGATCTGGACCGCCGTCTCGTTGCTGCTGGCCTACGCGCTCGGCCCCTGGGTATTCGGTGCCTCGCTGCTCGGCATGGCCCTGGCCTGGGCCTACAGCGCCCCGCCCTTCCGCCTCAAGGGTAACGGCTGGTGGGGCAACCTCGCCGTCGGCATCTCCTACGAGGGGCTGGCCTGGGTGACCGGCGCGGCGGTGATGATCGGCGGCGCCATGCCCGACTGGCAGATCCTCGTACTCGCCCTGCTCTACAGCATCGGCGCCCACGGCATCATGACCCTCAACGACTTCAAGGCGATCGAGGGCGACATCAAGATGAACGTACGCACCCTGCCGGTGCAGCTCGGTGTCGATCGCGCCGCGCGCCTCGCCTGCCTGGTGATGGGCCTGCCGCAAGCAATCGTGATCGCGCTGCTGTTCTCCTGGGACAAGCCCGCGCACGCCATCGCCGTCGGCGTGGTACTGCTGGTCCAGGTGGGCTTGATGATCCGCTTCCTCGGCGACCCGCGCGCCCGCGCCACCTGGTTCAGTGGACTCGGCGTCAGTGTCTATGTCACCGGAATGATGATCAGCGCCTTCGCGGTGCGGGCACTGGCCGGCTGA
- a CDS encoding geranylgeranyl diphosphate reductase, protein MTELETFDVVVIGGGPAGATAATDLAKRGRSVLLLDRPGRIKPCGGAIPPQAMREFDIPEAQLATRVYSARMVAPSNRTVDMPIDGGYVGMVDRKDFDEWLRERAAEHGATRLDATFETIERDADGTALVRYRPGQGRDSGEPLQVRARAVIGADGAHSAVAKQCVPGAEKMKYVAAYHEIVRTPEGFDGTRCDVYYQGDISPDFYGWVFPHGDTISVGVGTEISGFSLRSACTELRKRAGLAEVETLRCEGAPIPLEPLRCWDNGRDVVLAGDAAGVVAPASGEGIYYALLGGRLAGEAVEEMLATGKASALKLARKRFIKDHGRVFWILGIMQRFWYANDKRRERFVSICADPDVQYLTWEAYMNKRLVRAKPTAHIRIFFKDLAHLLGVVSPR, encoded by the coding sequence ATGACTGAGCTCGAAACCTTCGACGTGGTGGTGATCGGCGGCGGCCCCGCCGGCGCCACCGCCGCCACCGACCTGGCCAAGCGTGGCCGTTCCGTGCTGCTGCTCGACCGCCCCGGACGGATCAAGCCCTGCGGCGGCGCCATCCCGCCGCAGGCGATGCGTGAATTCGACATCCCCGAGGCACAGCTGGCCACCCGGGTCTACTCGGCACGCATGGTCGCACCCTCCAACCGCACCGTCGACATGCCGATCGACGGCGGCTATGTCGGCATGGTCGACCGCAAGGACTTCGACGAGTGGCTGCGCGAGCGTGCCGCCGAGCACGGCGCCACCCGGCTCGACGCCACCTTCGAGACCATCGAGCGCGACGCTGACGGCACCGCCCTGGTGCGCTACCGCCCCGGTCAGGGCCGCGATTCGGGCGAGCCACTGCAGGTGCGTGCGCGCGCGGTGATCGGCGCCGACGGCGCCCACTCGGCGGTGGCCAAGCAGTGCGTGCCCGGCGCCGAGAAGATGAAGTATGTCGCCGCCTATCACGAGATCGTGCGCACCCCGGAGGGCTTCGACGGCACCCGCTGCGACGTCTACTACCAGGGCGACATCTCGCCCGACTTCTACGGTTGGGTGTTCCCCCACGGCGACACCATCAGCGTCGGCGTCGGCACCGAGATCAGCGGCTTCTCGCTGCGCTCGGCCTGCACCGAGCTGCGCAAGCGCGCCGGACTGGCCGAGGTCGAGACGCTGCGCTGCGAGGGCGCGCCGATCCCGCTCGAGCCGCTACGCTGCTGGGACAACGGTCGTGACGTGGTGCTCGCCGGCGATGCTGCGGGTGTGGTCGCGCCGGCCTCCGGCGAGGGCATCTACTACGCCCTGCTCGGCGGACGCCTGGCCGGCGAAGCGGTCGAGGAGATGCTGGCTACCGGCAAGGCCTCGGCGCTCAAGCTCGCGCGCAAGCGCTTCATAAAGGATCACGGCCGGGTGTTCTGGATCCTCGGCATCATGCAGCGCTTCTGGTATGCCAACGACAAACGCCGGGAGCGCTTCGTCAGCATCTGCGCCGACCCCGATGTGCAGTACCTGACCTGGGAGGCGTACATGAACAAGCGCCTGGTGCGCGCCAAGCCGACGGCGCACATCCGTATCTTCTTCAAGGATCTCGCCCACCTGCTCGGCGTCGTCTCGCCGCGCTGA